The Globicephala melas chromosome 20, mGloMel1.2, whole genome shotgun sequence genome contains a region encoding:
- the DPH1 gene encoding 2-(3-amino-3-carboxypropyl)histidine synthase subunit 1 isoform X1 — MAALVAAEATESGSRNGPGRGRAPRGRLANQVPAEILNNPQLQAAIQVLPSNYNFEIPKTIWRIQQAQAKKVALQMPEGLLLFACTIVDILERFTEAEVMVMGDVTYGACCVDDFTARALGADFLVHYGHSCLVPMDTSAQDFRVLYVFVDIRIDTTHLLDSIRLTFPPASALALVSTIQFVSTLQAAAQELKAEYRVSVPQCKPLSPGEILGCTSPRLPKEVEAVVYLGDGRFHLESVMIANPNVPAYRYDPYSKVLSREQYDCQRMQANRQEAIAAARSAKSWGLILGTLGRQGSPKILEHLESRLRALGLPFVRLLLSEIFPSKLRLLPEVDVWVQVACPRLSIDWGTAFPKPLLTPYEAAVALRDISWQQPYPMDFYAGSSLGPWTVNHGRDRLLQHPGRPALAKVQERPARPFPAVACEACSCRDEEVAPLAP; from the exons ATGGCGGCGCTGGTTGCGGCCGAGGCCACAGAGTCCGGCAGCCGAAACGGCCCGGGCAGAG GTCGAGCCCCTCGGGGCCGCTTGGCCAATCAGGTACCTGCTGAGATACTGAACAATCCCCAGCTGCAGGCAGCCATTCAAGTCCTGCCTTCCAACTATAACTTTGAGATTCCCAAGACCATCTGGAGGATCCAACAGGCCCAGGCCAAGAAGG TGGCCTTACAAATGCCTGAAGGCCTCCTCCTCTTCGCCTGTACCATTGTGGATATCTTGGAAAG GTTCACGGAGGCCGAAGTGATGGTGATGGGTGATGTGACCTACGGGGCTTGCTGTGTGGATGACTTTACCGCAAGGGCCCTGGGAGCTGACTTCCTGGTGCACTATGGCCACAGCTGCCTGG ttCCCATGGACACCTCGGCCCAAGACTTCCGGGTGCTGTATGTCTTTGTGGACATCCGGATAGACACTACCCACCTACTGGACTCTATCCGCCTCACCTTTCCCCCAGCCAGTGCCCTTGCGCTGGTCAGCACCATTCAGTTTGTGTCAACTTTGCAG GCAGCTGCCCAAGAGCTGAAAGCTGAGTATCGTGTGAGTGTCCCACAGTGCAAGCCCCTGTCCCCTGGGGAGATCCTGGGCTGCACGTCCCCCCGTCTACCCAAGGAGGTGGAGGCTGTTGT ATATCTTGGAGATGGCCGCTTCCATCTGGAGTCTGTCATGATTGCCAACCCCAATGTCCCCGCTTACCG ATACGACCCGTACAGCAAAGTCCTCTCCAGAGAGCAGTATGACTGCCAGCGCATGCAGGCCAACCGCCAAGAAGCCATAGCCGCTGCCCGCTCAGCTAAATCCTGGGGTCTCATCCTGGGCACTTTGGGCCGCCAGGGCAGTCCCAagattctggag CACCTGGAATCTCGGCTCCgggccttgggacttcccttcGTGAGGCTGCTGCTCTCTGAGATCTTCCCCAGCAAGCTTCGCCTTCTTCCTGAGGTGGATGT GTGGGTGCAGGTGGCATGTCCACGCCTCTCCATTGACTGGGGCACAGCCTTCCCCAAGCCGCTGCTCACACCCTATGAG GCGGCAGTGGCCCTGAGAGACATTTCCTGGCAGCAGCCCTACCCTATGGACTTCTACGCTGGCAGCTCCTTGGGGCCGTGGACGGTGAACCACGGGCGGGATCGGCTGCTCCAGCACCCGGGCCGGCCGGCGCTGGCGAAG GTTCAGGAGAGGCCCGCGCGCCCCTTTCCAGCCGTGGCTTGCGAGGCTTGCAGCTGCAGAGACGAGGAGGTCGCGCCGCTCGCTCCCTGA
- the DPH1 gene encoding 2-(3-amino-3-carboxypropyl)histidine synthase subunit 1 isoform X2, translated as MAALVAAEATESGSRNGPGRGRAPRGRLANQVPAEILNNPQLQAAIQVLPSNYNFEIPKTIWRIQQAQAKKVALQMPEGLLLFACTIVDILERFTEAEVMVMGDVTYGACCVDDFTARALGADFLVHYGHSCLVPMDTSAQDFRVLYVFVDIRIDTTHLLDSIRLTFPPASALALVSTIQFVSTLQAAAQELKAEYRVSVPQCKPLSPGEILGCTSPRLPKEVEAVVYLGDGRFHLESVMIANPNVPAYRFFSRYDPYSKVLSREQYDCQRMQANRQEAIAAARSAKSWGLILGTLGRQGSPKILEHLESRLRALGLPFVRLLLSEIFPSKLRLLPEVDVWVQVACPRLSIDWGTAFPKPLLTPYEVTPRFENPWERVGFAPSSVGGWAALSYS; from the exons ATGGCGGCGCTGGTTGCGGCCGAGGCCACAGAGTCCGGCAGCCGAAACGGCCCGGGCAGAG GTCGAGCCCCTCGGGGCCGCTTGGCCAATCAGGTACCTGCTGAGATACTGAACAATCCCCAGCTGCAGGCAGCCATTCAAGTCCTGCCTTCCAACTATAACTTTGAGATTCCCAAGACCATCTGGAGGATCCAACAGGCCCAGGCCAAGAAGG TGGCCTTACAAATGCCTGAAGGCCTCCTCCTCTTCGCCTGTACCATTGTGGATATCTTGGAAAG GTTCACGGAGGCCGAAGTGATGGTGATGGGTGATGTGACCTACGGGGCTTGCTGTGTGGATGACTTTACCGCAAGGGCCCTGGGAGCTGACTTCCTGGTGCACTATGGCCACAGCTGCCTGG ttCCCATGGACACCTCGGCCCAAGACTTCCGGGTGCTGTATGTCTTTGTGGACATCCGGATAGACACTACCCACCTACTGGACTCTATCCGCCTCACCTTTCCCCCAGCCAGTGCCCTTGCGCTGGTCAGCACCATTCAGTTTGTGTCAACTTTGCAG GCAGCTGCCCAAGAGCTGAAAGCTGAGTATCGTGTGAGTGTCCCACAGTGCAAGCCCCTGTCCCCTGGGGAGATCCTGGGCTGCACGTCCCCCCGTCTACCCAAGGAGGTGGAGGCTGTTGT ATATCTTGGAGATGGCCGCTTCCATCTGGAGTCTGTCATGATTGCCAACCCCAATGTCCCCGCTTACCG CTTCTTTTCCAGATACGACCCGTACAGCAAAGTCCTCTCCAGAGAGCAGTATGACTGCCAGCGCATGCAGGCCAACCGCCAAGAAGCCATAGCCGCTGCCCGCTCAGCTAAATCCTGGGGTCTCATCCTGGGCACTTTGGGCCGCCAGGGCAGTCCCAagattctggag CACCTGGAATCTCGGCTCCgggccttgggacttcccttcGTGAGGCTGCTGCTCTCTGAGATCTTCCCCAGCAAGCTTCGCCTTCTTCCTGAGGTGGATGT GTGGGTGCAGGTGGCATGTCCACGCCTCTCCATTGACTGGGGCACAGCCTTCCCCAAGCCGCTGCTCACACCCTATGAGGTAACACCACGTTTTGAAAATCCCTGGGAGAGAGTGGGCTTTGCTCCTAGTTCTGTGGGTGGGTGGGCAGCACTTAGTTACAGCTga
- the DPH1 gene encoding 2-(3-amino-3-carboxypropyl)histidine synthase subunit 1 isoform X3 — MAALVAAEATESGSRNGPGRGRAPRGRLANQVPAEILNNPQLQAAIQVLPSNYNFEIPKTIWRIQQAQAKKVALQMPEGLLLFACTIVDILERFTEAEVMVMGDVTYGACCVDDFTARALGADFLVHYGHSCLVPMDTSAQDFRVLYVFVDIRIDTTHLLDSIRLTFPPASALALVSTIQFVSTLQAAAQELKAEYRVSVPQCKPLSPGEILGCTSPRLPKEVEAVVYLGDGRFHLESVMIANPNVPAYRFFSRYDPYSKVLSREQYDCQRMQANRQEAIAAARSAKSWGLILGTLGRQGSPKILEHLESRLRALGLPFVRLLLSEIFPSKLRLLPEVDVYVCPPFLSSYDWLKKLRIWVLPSTYRRLESVLP, encoded by the exons ATGGCGGCGCTGGTTGCGGCCGAGGCCACAGAGTCCGGCAGCCGAAACGGCCCGGGCAGAG GTCGAGCCCCTCGGGGCCGCTTGGCCAATCAGGTACCTGCTGAGATACTGAACAATCCCCAGCTGCAGGCAGCCATTCAAGTCCTGCCTTCCAACTATAACTTTGAGATTCCCAAGACCATCTGGAGGATCCAACAGGCCCAGGCCAAGAAGG TGGCCTTACAAATGCCTGAAGGCCTCCTCCTCTTCGCCTGTACCATTGTGGATATCTTGGAAAG GTTCACGGAGGCCGAAGTGATGGTGATGGGTGATGTGACCTACGGGGCTTGCTGTGTGGATGACTTTACCGCAAGGGCCCTGGGAGCTGACTTCCTGGTGCACTATGGCCACAGCTGCCTGG ttCCCATGGACACCTCGGCCCAAGACTTCCGGGTGCTGTATGTCTTTGTGGACATCCGGATAGACACTACCCACCTACTGGACTCTATCCGCCTCACCTTTCCCCCAGCCAGTGCCCTTGCGCTGGTCAGCACCATTCAGTTTGTGTCAACTTTGCAG GCAGCTGCCCAAGAGCTGAAAGCTGAGTATCGTGTGAGTGTCCCACAGTGCAAGCCCCTGTCCCCTGGGGAGATCCTGGGCTGCACGTCCCCCCGTCTACCCAAGGAGGTGGAGGCTGTTGT ATATCTTGGAGATGGCCGCTTCCATCTGGAGTCTGTCATGATTGCCAACCCCAATGTCCCCGCTTACCG CTTCTTTTCCAGATACGACCCGTACAGCAAAGTCCTCTCCAGAGAGCAGTATGACTGCCAGCGCATGCAGGCCAACCGCCAAGAAGCCATAGCCGCTGCCCGCTCAGCTAAATCCTGGGGTCTCATCCTGGGCACTTTGGGCCGCCAGGGCAGTCCCAagattctggag CACCTGGAATCTCGGCTCCgggccttgggacttcccttcGTGAGGCTGCTGCTCTCTGAGATCTTCCCCAGCAAGCTTCGCCTTCTTCCTGAGGTGGATGTGTATGTTTGCCCACCTTTCCTGTCTAGCTATGACTGGCTAAAAAAGCTTAGAATCTGGGTCCTGCCCAGCACCTATCGAAGGCTGGAGTCGGTGCTTCCATGA
- the OVCA2 gene encoding esterase OVCA2 gives MATSTLSEARLQGGAGIGSRLLMFNFRSGKDHVRSLWRLPRIMAASPRLRVLCLAGFRQSERGFREKTGALRKALRGRAELVCLSGPHPVADAAGPEGAGPDPGPCPPEEQPRGWWFSKQEADVFSALEEPTVCRGLEEALGTVAQALSKLGPFDGILGFSQGAALAALVCALGQAGDPRFPLPRFIILVSGFCPRGLGLKEAVLQGPLSVPSLHVFGDTDRVIPAQESMQLCSRFAGATALTHSGGHFIPAAAPQRQAYFQFLDQFAE, from the exons ATGGCAACGTCCACTCTCTCTGAGGCCCGCCTCCAGGGTGGTGCCGGCATTGGGTCACGCCTCCTTATGTTTAACTTCCGCTCGGGGAAAGACCACGTCCGTTCCCTCTGGCGCTTGCCTAGAATTATGGCTGCGTCTCCGCGTCTGCGCGTCTTGTGTTTGGCCGGTTTTCGGCAGAGCGAGCGGGGCTTCCGCGAGAAGACGGGAGCGCTGCGGAAGGCGCTGCGGGGTCGCGCAGAGCTCGTGTGCCTCAGCGGCCCGCACCCGGTCGCGGACGCAGCGGGCCCTGAGGGCGCCGGGCCAGACCCCG GGCCCTGCCCTCCGGAGGAGCAACCTCGAGGCTGGTGGTTTTCCAAACAGGAGGCAGACGTTTTCTCGGCACTGGAAGAGCCCACGGTGTGCAGAGGTCTGGAGGAAGCCCTGGGAACGGTGGCACAGGCACTGAGCAAGCTTGGGCCTTTCGATGGGATCCTTGGTTTCAGCCAGGGGGCCGCGCTAGCAGCCCTTGTGTGTGCCCTTGGCCAAGCCGGCGATCCCCGCTTCCCATTGCCCCGGTTTATCATCCTGGTATCTGGTTTCTGTCCCCGGGGCCTTGGCCTCAAGGAAGCTGTCCTGCAGGGCCCCTTGTCAGTGCCTTCCCTCCATGTTTTTGGGGACACCGACCGCGTCATCCCCGCTCAGGAGAGTATGCAACTGTGTAGCCGATTCGCTGGAGCCACCGCCCTCACCCACTCTGGTGGCCACTTCATTCCGGCAGCCGCACCCCAGCGCCAGGCCTACTTCCAGTTCTTGGACCAGTTTGCAGAGTGA